From Candidatus Atribacteria bacterium ADurb.Bin276, a single genomic window includes:
- the patA_1 gene encoding putative N-acetyl-LL-diaminopimelate aminotransferase, translating to MKSIEKVEKFAQLNDFVADRVYHLSGEGAFEVLAQARKLEKLGKKIIHLEIGEPDFETPERVKNKAIQAIQAGHTHYVPSSGLDDLKEAVTTYMKKTRGVNVDPEEVVITPGAKPVIFLTFLMLLQPGDEVIYPNPGFPAYRSIIDFAGAKAVPLPLLEENEFRVDTNELKSLITTKTKMLVLNSPHNPTGSRLLAEDLEAIAHVAIDEDLMVFTDEVYSEIVYDGDHVSILQYPGMKERTVLLDAFSKTFAMTGWRLGYAVLPRELAGYLSLLVTNSNSCTCTFTQMAGAEALLFERNSVQNMTNEFRRRRDFLFDRISKIEGVQIVKPNGAFYYFPNIKSFGLTSREMAAYLLQEAGVALLPGTCFGEQGEGYLRISFSNSMENISEAMDRIELALKRLKA from the coding sequence ATGAAATCCATTGAGAAAGTAGAAAAATTTGCCCAACTTAACGACTTCGTTGCCGACAGAGTATACCACTTGAGCGGTGAAGGTGCCTTTGAAGTTTTAGCTCAAGCCCGAAAATTGGAGAAGTTGGGTAAAAAGATTATTCATCTTGAAATCGGCGAACCAGATTTTGAGACTCCTGAAAGAGTTAAAAATAAAGCAATTCAAGCCATCCAAGCTGGACATACCCACTACGTACCTTCTTCTGGATTAGACGACTTAAAAGAAGCAGTTACAACCTATATGAAAAAAACCCGGGGAGTAAACGTTGACCCGGAGGAAGTTGTTATCACCCCAGGAGCTAAACCGGTTATATTTTTAACCTTTCTTATGCTTCTTCAGCCAGGTGATGAGGTGATATATCCCAATCCTGGCTTTCCAGCTTACCGGTCAATTATTGATTTTGCCGGAGCAAAAGCAGTACCTCTTCCTCTTTTAGAAGAGAATGAATTTCGGGTGGACACCAATGAACTAAAAAGTTTGATAACTACGAAAACCAAGATGTTAGTTTTAAATTCTCCGCATAATCCGACTGGTTCAAGATTATTGGCCGAAGACTTAGAGGCAATAGCACATGTTGCAATCGATGAGGACTTAATGGTATTTACTGATGAAGTATATAGCGAAATTGTTTATGATGGAGATCATGTGAGCATACTCCAATACCCAGGTATGAAAGAGAGAACAGTATTGCTCGATGCCTTTTCTAAAACCTTTGCCATGACCGGTTGGAGATTGGGTTATGCAGTTCTTCCTCGGGAATTAGCCGGATATTTATCTTTATTAGTTACTAACTCCAATTCATGTACCTGTACTTTTACTCAGATGGCAGGAGCTGAGGCTCTTTTATTCGAGAGAAACTCAGTTCAAAATATGACGAACGAGTTCCGTCGGAGAAGAGACTTTTTATTTGATCGGATAAGCAAAATTGAAGGTGTTCAAATTGTTAAACCGAATGGTGCTTTTTATTATTTTCCCAATATCAAATCTTTTGGATTAACATCCCGAGAAATGGCTGCTTACCTTTTGCAGGAAGCTGGGGTTGCCCTTCTCCCTGGAACTTGTTTTGGTGAACAGGGTGAGGGTTATTTACGGATTTCTTTCTCAAATTCGATGGAAAATATTTCTGAAGCTATGGATCGAATTGAACTCGCCTTAAAGCGATTAAAAGCATAA
- the rlmCD gene encoding 23S rRNA (uracil-C(5))-methyltransferase RlmCD: MLKKGDVIEGIVETFALPDCVGVIRHQNWVVFVPGVLPGEKCRVTIRKVKRNFLQGELEEFIEKSPARIEPICPHFKMGCGGCSLQFADYAEQVSIKEKNALNTIEKIGKVDLSSIDYEGFLPSVLSLGYRNKMEFNFGNQDGKLICGLRPKGKYWDLIDLQTCYLMNSQLVTGLLDFFRSYGNRYGLKGYDPVRKDGFLRNLLIRYNRSLDQYLIGLSTIRGELPGVGELVKDLTHYFPNVSGLVHIINNSPANALLFEEKILLYGSDYYIETIGSTQYKVSIDSFFQVNIHTGELLFPIITNYADLQPGESLFDLYSGNGSIGLYLSRQGTMITGIEENPQAVEDAQYNATLNSISSYNAICGRVEKALLDVIGNSMKKGIVDPPRAGLTPKVIKTLVAAHPEKIVYVSCNTASLARDLVVFAEDNYFLKKISWIDLFPQTPHYEAVALIEPSS; encoded by the coding sequence ATGCTGAAAAAAGGTGATGTTATCGAAGGAATTGTTGAAACCTTTGCTCTTCCCGATTGTGTTGGAGTGATACGCCATCAAAACTGGGTAGTTTTTGTACCTGGGGTTCTACCTGGAGAAAAATGCCGAGTTACAATTCGAAAAGTCAAAAGAAATTTTCTTCAAGGAGAACTCGAAGAATTCATTGAAAAATCCCCAGCTCGAATTGAACCGATATGTCCTCATTTTAAAATGGGCTGTGGTGGATGTAGCCTTCAGTTTGCGGATTATGCTGAACAGGTATCAATAAAAGAGAAAAATGCCCTCAATACCATTGAAAAGATTGGTAAAGTCGATCTTTCATCGATAGACTATGAAGGATTTCTTCCATCAGTTCTAAGCCTTGGTTATCGTAACAAAATGGAGTTCAATTTTGGTAACCAAGATGGAAAATTGATTTGTGGATTGAGACCCAAGGGTAAATATTGGGATCTTATTGATTTACAAACCTGTTATTTAATGAATTCACAGCTGGTTACTGGATTATTAGATTTTTTTCGATCTTATGGAAACCGTTATGGATTAAAGGGATACGATCCGGTTCGAAAAGATGGTTTTTTAAGAAATTTATTAATTCGTTACAACCGCAGTCTTGACCAATATTTGATCGGTCTTTCAACGATAAGGGGAGAACTCCCTGGGGTGGGAGAACTGGTTAAGGACTTGACCCATTATTTTCCTAACGTTTCTGGACTTGTGCACATTATAAACAATTCACCGGCTAATGCCCTCTTGTTTGAAGAAAAAATTCTTTTATATGGCTCGGATTATTATATTGAAACCATTGGTTCGACCCAGTACAAAGTCTCCATTGATAGTTTTTTTCAGGTCAATATTCATACCGGTGAGCTACTTTTTCCAATCATTACCAATTATGCCGATCTCCAACCCGGGGAATCGCTTTTTGACCTTTATTCAGGAAACGGAAGTATTGGATTATATTTATCACGCCAGGGGACCATGATTACTGGAATTGAAGAAAATCCCCAGGCAGTTGAAGATGCTCAGTATAATGCTACTTTAAACTCGATTTCTTCTTATAACGCTATTTGTGGAAGAGTGGAAAAGGCATTGTTGGATGTAATTGGAAATTCTATGAAAAAAGGAATAGTTGATCCTCCTCGAGCAGGTTTGACACCCAAAGTTATCAAAACTTTGGTTGCAGCTCACCCTGAGAAAATCGTTTATGTCTCTTGCAACACCGCATCGTTGGCCCGTGACTTGGTGGTATTTGCTGAGGACAACTATTTTTTAAAAAAAATTTCCTGGATTGATCTTTTTCCTCAAACCCCTCATTACGAAGCGGTAGCATTGATTGAACCTTCAAGTTAA
- a CDS encoding putative TrmH family tRNA/rRNA methyltransferase, which translates to MSNIIYGRNPVKVAMESPRKKPIQLYLQNDIQGEVIIKIIELANRLKIPFIRLDKFAIQKIVGYPAHHQGVVLVYEPLGSPTWKDILTKAKSKKDSLVVFVDSVEDPRNLGAILRTASAFGVDGVITSKAHTAPINSEVIKASAGELEKVDIAQENNFTGIVKEFRENNFWMVSFEADAEMPLWEMDFSQGSWGIIVGGEDRGVRKIIRSLCDYVVSIPLENMVNSLNVSVAFGVGLYEVIRQKQGSRSC; encoded by the coding sequence ATGTCAAATATCATCTACGGACGAAATCCAGTAAAAGTAGCCATGGAATCACCAAGGAAAAAACCAATACAGCTTTATCTTCAGAATGATATCCAAGGTGAAGTAATCATAAAAATTATCGAGTTAGCCAATCGTTTAAAAATACCCTTTATTAGGCTGGATAAGTTTGCTATACAAAAAATTGTCGGCTATCCAGCTCATCACCAAGGGGTGGTTTTGGTTTATGAACCATTGGGAAGTCCAACCTGGAAAGATATTCTAACCAAAGCAAAATCCAAGAAGGATTCTTTGGTGGTTTTTGTTGATAGCGTTGAAGACCCACGGAATTTAGGTGCAATCCTCAGAACAGCATCAGCTTTTGGTGTTGATGGGGTTATTACTAGCAAAGCTCACACCGCACCGATAAATTCAGAAGTGATTAAAGCTTCAGCAGGAGAACTGGAAAAAGTCGACATAGCTCAGGAGAATAATTTTACTGGAATTGTTAAAGAATTTCGCGAGAATAATTTTTGGATGGTTTCCTTTGAAGCTGATGCTGAAATGCCCTTATGGGAAATGGATTTTAGCCAAGGTTCCTGGGGAATTATAGTAGGAGGAGAGGATCGAGGAGTTCGAAAGATTATCCGTTCGCTTTGTGATTACGTCGTTTCTATACCCTTGGAAAATATGGTAAACTCGCTAAACGTATCAGTAGCCTTTGGTGTTGGACTTTATGAGGTGATTCGTCAAAAACAAGGGAGTCGTTCATGCTGA